The nucleotide window CCGGTGCCATAGCCACCGCCATCAAAGTCCATCGCTTTGGCAAAATAGGTATACATGCCTGTGATAGATGCGAGTTCTTTCAGCTGGTCTGTGTGTTTGGTACGCTGGGTAACACTGTCTACTTCCTGCAGTGCCACAAGGTCGGGATTGGTGGCAAGGATCACGTTGGCAATACCCTGGAGGTCCAGCTCTCCTTTTATGTTTTCACCGTGGTGGATGTTATAGGTCAGTACTTTTACCTTTTGTTGGGCAGTCAGTGAAAACCCTGTCAGCCATATGACAGTGACAAGCAGCAATTTTTTCATAGCATGTATATTTATTTATTCATTTAGTTATTTTTTTATTTTGAGATTAGGAATTCTTTATCCCCAATAAAAAAATAATAAAATAACTAAATAAGAAATTACTTAAACGCTTCTTTCACGGGTTTTCCGGTCCACACCTGCGGTGTTTGGAGACCGAAGATCCAGGCGATAGTGGCGGCAGTATCGTAGGTTACAACACTGGTGCTAAGTTCTTTGTTTGCCTTTACGCCCGGGCCGCGCATGATCCATGGAATCTGCATCTCTTCCATGGTTTTGCCGCCATGACCTTTTTTAATACCGCCATGATCTGCTGTGAGCAGGATGATGGTATTGTCCCACATACCGGCATCTTTAACGGCCTGTAATATTTTGCCCAGCAGCTCGTCATTTTTTTTCACCTGATCGAAGTAGGGTTGAATATTATGACCGATATTATGTCCTACACCATCAGGCTGATCAAAATGTATGAAGAGGAAGTCTGGTTTTTTTTCTTTGATATAAGCAACTGATGCTTCAGTGGCAAGGCTGTCATTGTCTTTGGTTCCGAGGTCCTTGTTGACTGCGGCTTTGGGGAAGAGGTAACCGATCCCTTCCCAGCTGTAGATGACGCCTATTTCGGCTTTTGGTTTTTGTTCACGCAACAGGGTGTAGATGGAGGGGAACATGCCGTACTGGTCGAGGGTTCGGGAAGGCAGCTCCGGTTTGCGGCTGTCCCATTCGGTATAACCGTGGACTTCCGGGCCTGCGCCCATCACCATCGATGCCCAGTTGACCGCACTGGAAGAAGGCAGCACACTGCGGGCCTGAAGCGTCCAGGCGCCATCCTTCATCAGCTGTTTCATATTTGGATTGTCGACCTTGGGAAAACAATAGGCACCAAAGCCGTCCATGCCGATCAGGATGACATGTTTCACACCTTTGACCTGTGCATGCGCGAAAAGTCCGCCCAGCAATAGTCCGGTTGCAATGATCAGTTTTTTCATTTCGTTGTTCACTTTTAAAAGGCATGCACGGCCATGATGAGACCGTGCAGCGAATATTTGTACAGGTGCTAATATAGCCTACTGTTTCATCTCATGCAAGGCTTTTTCCGCGAGTTCACGAATTTGTAATACTTCTTTGCGTTGGGTGAGAGAGATACCATATTCCGGTACGCCGGGAATACCGCCCATACTTACGTTAGGGTTGCGGTACACCATTTTGCTGTCCTCATAGGCTTTGGCAGAGGTATGGTATTCCATTACGCCGGTAGTTTTGATCAGTTGAGCGATATTGTTGGCTCTGACGCCGGAACCGGCCATGATGATGATACGGTCGTTAGCCCTTTCCACGAGGTCTTTCAGGAGGGACGCTCCTTCTACGGCGGTGTTGCGTGCGCCGGAGGTGAGGATACGCTCGCAGCCGATTTCGATAATGTCTTCGAGTGCTTCAAATGGGTTGTCAGTCATATCGAAGGCACGATGGAAAGTCACGCCCATGGGCCAGGCCAGGTCTACCAGCTCTTTGCAGCGGCGTTTGTCTATGCGGCCGTCGGGTGTGAGAATACCGATTACTACACCGTTGCAGCCCAGCTGTTTGCACAGTTCGATATCTTTTTTCATGACTTCAAATTCCAGGTCGGAATAGAGGAAGTCGCCGCCTCTGGGGCGTATGATAGGGTAGAGGTCTATTTTTACTTTTTCCCTGGCTATGGCAATGGTGGCATAGCTGGGGGTGGTACCACCTTCCAGCAGGTTATCACACAGTTCGATACGATTGGCGCCACCTTCTTCGGCAGCTATGCAGGAGGCTACTGAACCAGCGCATATTTCGAGGACAAAAGACATAAGCATTTGGTTATTTGGGCTATTGGGTTATTTGATTATTTAAAAGAGTTCATGTGTTCTTCAAATATCAAAATAACCAAATAACCCAATGACAAAATTAAAAATAGTGTTTACCGTCTATCAGTGTGTTATTCACATCGTTATTGAGTACGGCATAGCTAAATCCTTTCTGCAGGCAGTATGCGCCGTATTGTCCTTTTTTGTTGAGGGCGAGGAAGCCCACCTGTATTTCCTTTGCTTTGGAGGGGCTTCTTTTCACGATACGTTCTACTGCTTCTTTGCAGGCTTTTTCCGGTGGATAGCCCTGACGCATCAGTTCCACTACCAGGTGGCTGCCTACAATTTTGATCACTTCTTCGCCTACACCGGTGCTGGTGGCGGCGCCTACTTCGTTGTCCACATAAAGGCCTGCGCCGATGATGGGGGAGTCGCCTACCCGGCCATGGAGTTTGAAGGCCATGCCGCTGGTGGTGCAGGCGCCGGAGAGGTTACCTTCTGCGTCCATAGCCACCATGCCGATTGTATCGTGGTTATATACGTTGCCCGGCAGCATGAGCGGATTAAACGCTGTGGCGCCGTTGGCGGGTGTATATGATTTGTTTTCTATGTTGATAACAGGTTTGTATTCGGAAGTTTTGAGCCATTCTTTCCAGGCTTTTTCTGATTCCGGTGTCAGCAGGTTTTCTTTTTTGAAACCATTGGCCAGTGCGAACTGCAGGGCACCGTCACCTACCAGCATGACATGTGGTGTTTTTTCCATGACCAGTCTGGCAACGGAGATGGCATGTGTAACATGTTCGAGGGCTGCTACGGAGCCGCAGTTGCCGTGTTCGTCCATGATACAGGCGTCGAGGGTAACGCGGCCGTCGCGGTCGGGATAGCCGGAATAACCTACGGTGTGGTTATTGGGGTCGGCTTCGGGCACGCGTACGCCGGCTTCTACGGCATCGAGGGCGCGGCCTCCTTTTTTCAGTATCTCCCAGGCGGCTTCATTGGCAGCACGGCCAAAGTCCCAGGTGGAGATTACGATAGGCTTACCTTTCACGGTGCCTTTGGCTTGTGAGCGTGCAGCCGTAGCTGTTACACTGTCTAAAGAGAAAACAGCGGCACTGAGGGCCGCTGTTTTCAGGAAATTTCTTCTATTTTTCATATTACTTTGATTAGCTGTCAGGTAGCCGGCAGGCTAGTCTTTCATTTCCCAGGCCAGTGCACTGGCTCCCAGAATAGCGGCATCGCTTTCCTTGAGTTCTGAGAACACCAATTTAACTTTATTCTGGAAGATAGGGAGCAGATTTTTTTCCATATGTTCTCTTACCGGTTTCATGATCAGGTCTCCTGCTTTGGTGAGGCCACCGAAGAGGATGATGGCTTCCGGGCTGGAGAACATAACGAAATTGGCCAGGGCAGCGCCCAGTATTTCGCCGGTGAACTCGTACACTTCCATGGCCAGTGGATCGCCTTTCATGGCAGCTTCGTAGATCAGTTTGGAATTGATTTCTTCTTTGGTATGTTCCCGCATCATGCTGGGCACATCCGGACGGGTAGCCAGGAATTCCAGGGCGGTGTTGGTAACGCCGGTGGCGGAAGCATAGGCTTCGAGGGAGCCATGTGCGCCGGTTCCGGGATGGAAACGGCCGCCGGGGATCACAATGATGTGTCCCAGTTCGCCGGCAAAACCATCATGACCGTATATCAGCTGTCCGTTGGCTACGATACCGCTGCCTACGCCGGTGCCCAGGGTGATCACGATAAAATCTTTCATGCCTCTGGCCGCGCCGTAGATCAGTTCCCCGAGAGCGGCCGCGTTGGCGTCGTTGGTGAGAACAGCCGGCAGTCCGAATTTTTTCTCCAGCAGGTTAGCCAGGGGCACTACCCCTTTCCAACGCAGATTGGGCGCATATTCGATATTACCGTTGTAATAATTGCCGTTGGGAGCACCAACGCCAATGCCTTTAATATTTTCGATGCCGCCAACCTCTGTTATCAATACAGACAGTTGCTGGTGCAGTTCTTCGAGGAAACAGTTTACATCTTCATGCTTATTCGTTAACATACGACCATCACACAAAATATTTCCTCTGCGA belongs to Chitinophaga sp. HK235 and includes:
- a CDS encoding N(4)-(beta-N-acetylglucosaminyl)-L-asparaginase, whose translation is MKNRRNFLKTAALSAAVFSLDSVTATAARSQAKGTVKGKPIVISTWDFGRAANEAAWEILKKGGRALDAVEAGVRVPEADPNNHTVGYSGYPDRDGRVTLDACIMDEHGNCGSVAALEHVTHAISVARLVMEKTPHVMLVGDGALQFALANGFKKENLLTPESEKAWKEWLKTSEYKPVINIENKSYTPANGATAFNPLMLPGNVYNHDTIGMVAMDAEGNLSGACTTSGMAFKLHGRVGDSPIIGAGLYVDNEVGAATSTGVGEEVIKIVGSHLVVELMRQGYPPEKACKEAVERIVKRSPSKAKEIQVGFLALNKKGQYGAYCLQKGFSYAVLNNDVNNTLIDGKHYF
- a CDS encoding alkaline phosphatase, yielding MKKLIIATGLLLGGLFAHAQVKGVKHVILIGMDGFGAYCFPKVDNPNMKQLMKDGAWTLQARSVLPSSSAVNWASMVMGAGPEVHGYTEWDSRKPELPSRTLDQYGMFPSIYTLLREQKPKAEIGVIYSWEGIGYLFPKAAVNKDLGTKDNDSLATEASVAYIKEKKPDFLFIHFDQPDGVGHNIGHNIQPYFDQVKKNDELLGKILQAVKDAGMWDNTIILLTADHGGIKKGHGGKTMEEMQIPWIMRGPGVKANKELSTSVVTYDTAATIAWIFGLQTPQVWTGKPVKEAFK
- a CDS encoding copper homeostasis protein CutC, with translation MSFVLEICAGSVASCIAAEEGGANRIELCDNLLEGGTTPSYATIAIAREKVKIDLYPIIRPRGGDFLYSDLEFEVMKKDIELCKQLGCNGVVIGILTPDGRIDKRRCKELVDLAWPMGVTFHRAFDMTDNPFEALEDIIEIGCERILTSGARNTAVEGASLLKDLVERANDRIIIMAGSGVRANNIAQLIKTTGVMEYHTSAKAYEDSKMVYRNPNVSMGGIPGVPEYGISLTQRKEVLQIRELAEKALHEMKQ
- a CDS encoding ROK family protein; this translates as MSQQLVVGIDIGGTNTKFGIVDRRGNILCDGRMLTNKHEDVNCFLEELHQQLSVLITEVGGIENIKGIGVGAPNGNYYNGNIEYAPNLRWKGVVPLANLLEKKFGLPAVLTNDANAAALGELIYGAARGMKDFIVITLGTGVGSGIVANGQLIYGHDGFAGELGHIIVIPGGRFHPGTGAHGSLEAYASATGVTNTALEFLATRPDVPSMMREHTKEEINSKLIYEAAMKGDPLAMEVYEFTGEILGAALANFVMFSSPEAIILFGGLTKAGDLIMKPVREHMEKNLLPIFQNKVKLVFSELKESDAAILGASALAWEMKD